Proteins encoded within one genomic window of Streptomyces kaniharaensis:
- a CDS encoding serine hydrolase domain-containing protein, whose translation MDSDDQMTGRSDDLLPTTRRALLHRVAVAQAEGRTPSLVAGVVRDGRLVWTGARSMIDGHAPTPDVQYRIGSLTKTFVAVLVLRLRDEGLLDLADPLARHLPRTPADGATVAQLLAHSAGLAAETPAPWWERTDGTLRPALDDLLEPEAALKHPAGRRHHYSNPGYALLGALVEKLRGEPWGEVLRREVLAPLGMDRTTLLPEHPYAGGFAVHPWADVMLPEPLTDTGLMGPAGQLWSTAADLARWAAFLAGGDEKVLAAATLAEMRRPAVGPDNADWTAAYGLGLQLLRHECRVLYGHAGSMPGFTAGLWVSEQDGLAALALSNATSGANTPLLAAQLIALTAEHEPRLPEPWRPLPDVDEELLALTGPWYWGAAPHALRLTADRGLELGPLADGGRRSRFRAEPDGTWTGLDNYYAGETLRVVHAADGSVSHLDLGSFVLTREPYGPAAAVPGGVDPQGWRAG comes from the coding sequence ATGGACTCAGATGATCAGATGACCGGCCGGTCCGACGACCTGCTGCCCACCACCCGGCGCGCGCTCCTGCACCGGGTCGCGGTGGCCCAGGCCGAGGGCCGAACGCCCTCCCTGGTCGCCGGGGTGGTCCGGGACGGACGGCTGGTCTGGACCGGGGCCCGCAGCATGATCGACGGACACGCGCCGACCCCCGACGTGCAGTACCGGATCGGCTCGCTCACCAAGACCTTCGTCGCCGTACTCGTCCTGCGGCTGCGCGACGAGGGCCTCCTCGACCTCGCCGACCCGCTCGCCCGCCACCTGCCCCGCACCCCGGCCGACGGCGCGACCGTCGCCCAGCTGCTCGCCCACTCCGCCGGACTCGCCGCCGAGACGCCCGCGCCCTGGTGGGAGCGCACCGACGGCACCCTGCGGCCCGCCCTCGACGACCTGCTGGAGCCCGAGGCCGCCCTCAAGCACCCGGCCGGGCGCCGCCACCACTACTCCAACCCCGGCTACGCCCTGCTCGGCGCGCTGGTGGAGAAGCTGCGCGGCGAACCCTGGGGCGAGGTGCTGCGGCGCGAGGTGCTGGCCCCGCTCGGCATGGACCGCACCACTCTGCTCCCCGAGCACCCGTACGCCGGCGGCTTCGCCGTCCACCCCTGGGCCGACGTCATGCTGCCGGAGCCGCTCACCGACACCGGCCTGATGGGACCGGCCGGCCAACTCTGGTCCACCGCCGCCGATCTGGCCCGCTGGGCCGCCTTCCTCGCCGGCGGCGACGAGAAGGTCCTCGCCGCCGCCACGCTCGCCGAGATGCGCCGCCCCGCCGTCGGCCCGGACAACGCGGACTGGACCGCCGCCTACGGCCTCGGCCTGCAACTGCTGCGCCACGAATGCCGGGTGCTGTACGGGCACGCCGGCTCGATGCCGGGCTTCACGGCCGGGCTCTGGGTCAGCGAGCAGGACGGGCTGGCGGCGCTCGCCCTGTCCAACGCCACTAGCGGCGCCAACACCCCGCTACTGGCAGCCCAGTTGATCGCACTCACCGCCGAGCACGAGCCGCGGCTGCCCGAGCCCTGGCGCCCACTGCCCGACGTGGACGAGGAACTGCTGGCCCTCACCGGCCCCTGGTACTGGGGCGCGGCACCGCACGCCCTGCGGCTGACCGCCGACCGCGGCCTGGAGCTCGGCCCGCTCGCCGACGGCGGCCGCCGTTCCCGCTTCCGCGCCGAGCCGGACGGCACCTGGACCGGGCTCGACAACTACTACGCGGGCGAGACGCTGCGGGTGGTCCACGCCGCCGACGGATCGGTCAGCCACCTGGACCTCGGCTCCTTCGTCCTGACCCGCGAACCGTACGGCCCGGCCGCGGCCGTCCCGGGCGGCGTCGACCCGCAGGGGTGGCGCGCGGGCTGA
- a CDS encoding lysophospholipid acyltransferase family protein has translation MSVWLPTAPCRPETCLAESAPEVSHPRRALRLTACLAAVVAGVLLSLPVRFLPQDARDRMIRLWARTLLRTLGVTVHLDKPGDAVGGGMLVAANHVSWLDIPLIAAGRPGRSLAKTEVRRWPVLGPLVAWGGTVFLDRDRLRTLPDTVEAVARVLRSGHPVIVFPEGSTWCGRESGRFRPALFQAAVDTGAFVQPVTIRYRLADGRPTSAPAFVGEDGLLTSLARVVAVRGLVAEVTFLPPVPAPASQPTRWGARRELARAAQAAVQGIR, from the coding sequence ATGAGTGTCTGGCTGCCGACCGCGCCCTGCCGCCCCGAGACGTGCCTGGCCGAGTCCGCGCCGGAGGTGTCGCACCCCCGGCGGGCGCTGCGGCTGACGGCCTGCCTCGCGGCGGTGGTGGCGGGCGTCCTGCTCAGCCTGCCCGTCCGGTTCCTCCCGCAGGACGCCCGGGACCGGATGATCCGGCTCTGGGCCCGCACTCTGCTGCGCACGCTCGGGGTCACCGTCCACCTCGACAAGCCCGGTGACGCCGTCGGCGGCGGGATGCTCGTGGCGGCCAACCACGTCTCCTGGCTGGACATCCCGCTGATCGCGGCCGGGCGGCCGGGGCGCTCGCTGGCCAAGACCGAGGTCCGGCGGTGGCCGGTGCTCGGGCCGCTGGTCGCCTGGGGCGGCACGGTCTTCCTCGACCGCGACCGGCTGCGCACCCTGCCGGACACGGTCGAGGCGGTCGCCCGGGTGCTGCGCTCGGGCCATCCGGTGATCGTCTTCCCGGAGGGGTCGACCTGGTGCGGGCGGGAGAGCGGCCGGTTCCGGCCGGCGCTGTTCCAGGCCGCGGTGGACACGGGCGCCTTCGTCCAGCCGGTGACGATCCGTTACCGGCTGGCGGACGGGCGGCCGACCAGCGCGCCCGCCTTCGTCGGCGAGGACGGACTGCTCACCTCGCTCGCCCGGGTGGTCGCGGTGCGCGGGCTGGTCGCCGAGGTGACGTTCCTGCCGCCGGTTCCGGCCCCCGCATCGCAGCCCACCCGGTGGGGGGCGCGGCGGGAGCTGGCCCGCGCGGCGCAGGCGGCGGTCCAGGGAATCCGGTGA
- a CDS encoding NmrA family NAD(P)-binding protein: MIVIMGGGGATGGATLRSLAALGVPTRALSRNPARLAAGLDARTLALTETVPADAADPDSLRAAFRGAHQLFLTMANGPRQVEHELRAIDLAVESGVEHIVKISAPAAEPLSPVAVSRGHHRIEEHLRASAVTATVLRPYAFMQKLLLLAPGIAAAGVLHSAMGQARCNYIDVRDIGDVAAEILTRPELAGGAYPLTGGRAYSYPELTGLLGELLGRPVRYVDLSPDQLHAHLVERAGMPDWLASHVVEIQRLATARREAPDDTATRLTGRTPRTLEAFLHEHLHLFR; this comes from the coding sequence GTGATCGTCATCATGGGCGGCGGTGGCGCCACCGGCGGCGCCACCCTGCGCAGCCTCGCCGCGCTCGGCGTACCGACCCGCGCCCTCAGTCGCAACCCCGCCCGCCTCGCCGCCGGGCTCGACGCGCGGACCCTGGCGCTGACCGAGACCGTCCCCGCCGACGCGGCCGACCCCGACTCGCTGCGTGCCGCGTTCCGGGGCGCCCATCAGCTCTTCCTCACCATGGCCAACGGCCCGCGCCAGGTGGAGCACGAGCTGCGCGCCATCGACCTGGCCGTGGAGAGCGGCGTGGAGCACATCGTCAAGATCTCCGCCCCGGCGGCCGAGCCGCTCTCCCCCGTCGCCGTCTCGCGCGGCCACCACCGCATCGAGGAACACCTGCGCGCCTCCGCCGTCACCGCCACCGTGCTGCGCCCGTACGCGTTCATGCAGAAGCTGTTGCTCCTCGCGCCCGGCATCGCCGCGGCCGGAGTGCTGCACAGCGCGATGGGGCAGGCGCGCTGCAACTACATCGACGTCCGGGACATCGGCGACGTCGCGGCCGAGATCCTCACCCGCCCGGAGCTGGCCGGGGGCGCGTACCCGCTCACCGGCGGACGGGCCTACAGCTACCCGGAGCTCACCGGACTGCTGGGCGAACTGCTCGGCCGTCCGGTCCGCTACGTCGACCTCTCTCCCGACCAGTTGCACGCACACCTGGTCGAGCGGGCCGGGATGCCGGACTGGCTGGCGAGCCACGTGGTGGAGATCCAGCGCCTCGCGACGGCCCGCCGGGAGGCGCCGGACGACACCGCCACCCGCCTGACCGGACGCACTCCGCGCACCCTGGAGGCCTTCCTGCACGAGCACTTGCACCTCTTCCGCTGA
- a CDS encoding MFS transporter yields the protein MGESSARRKRLALLTLCVTMFMSMLDNVIVNNALPRIGQDLDAGISGLQWVAEGYSLVYAALVLTGGALGDRYGRTRVFRLGLVLFTAGSAVAALAGSIGVLVAARMLQGVGAALLTPGSLAILRHVFADERERARAIGLWSGVSALGLSVGPVVGGPMVEHLGWASVFWINVPIGAAGLLLATRVLPDIGPCPRRIDLGGLALSAAGLGSLVYALIEGPSRGWTDTRVLACGAAAAALLAAFLVLELRLAEPMLELRLFRDGALCGALLSGFMVSFGMFGALFFLPLLMQGVLGWAPSDAGYAGLPMTAMIVFAAPLSSRLTSRYGPRVPLVLGVALCAVGLGGLSFHGEDARYLDYLWTLFTMGLGMGMTFTPVSIAVLQRVPPVQTGMASATINTLRELGGVLGIAVLGAILTNRMTDVLTASLHRLGVPAGAVGPIADAPTAAGHGAGAAALPGPVQAAVDGAFVDGVHLALRCGSAALAATAVLVALLLSRTRPAAPAADDDRPQPEPRVEAHAQ from the coding sequence ATGGGGGAATCGAGCGCCCGGCGCAAGCGGCTCGCGCTCTTGACGCTCTGCGTCACCATGTTCATGTCCATGCTGGACAACGTCATCGTCAACAACGCCCTGCCCCGCATCGGGCAGGACCTGGACGCCGGCATCAGCGGCCTCCAGTGGGTCGCCGAGGGCTACAGCCTCGTCTACGCCGCCCTCGTCCTCACCGGCGGCGCACTCGGCGACCGGTACGGCCGCACCCGGGTGTTCCGCCTCGGTCTCGTGCTGTTCACGGCCGGCTCCGCCGTCGCCGCGCTCGCCGGCTCGATCGGCGTGCTGGTCGCCGCCCGGATGCTCCAGGGCGTCGGCGCCGCGCTGCTCACCCCGGGCAGCCTCGCCATCCTGCGGCACGTGTTCGCCGACGAGCGCGAGCGGGCCAGGGCCATCGGCCTCTGGTCCGGCGTCTCCGCCCTGGGCCTGTCCGTCGGCCCGGTGGTCGGCGGGCCGATGGTCGAACACCTCGGTTGGGCCAGCGTGTTCTGGATCAACGTCCCGATCGGAGCGGCCGGACTGCTGCTCGCCACGCGCGTGCTCCCCGACATCGGGCCGTGCCCCCGGCGGATCGACCTCGGCGGCCTCGCACTGTCCGCCGCCGGCCTCGGTTCGCTCGTCTACGCGCTGATCGAGGGCCCGTCCCGCGGCTGGACCGACACCCGCGTGCTGGCCTGCGGCGCCGCCGCGGCCGCCCTGCTGGCCGCCTTCCTCGTGCTCGAACTGCGCCTCGCCGAGCCGATGCTGGAGCTGCGGCTGTTCCGCGACGGGGCACTGTGCGGCGCGCTGCTCAGCGGCTTCATGGTCAGCTTCGGGATGTTCGGCGCGCTGTTCTTCCTGCCGCTGCTGATGCAGGGCGTGCTCGGCTGGGCCCCCTCCGACGCCGGCTACGCGGGCCTGCCGATGACCGCGATGATCGTCTTCGCCGCCCCGCTCTCCAGCCGCCTCACCAGCCGGTACGGGCCCCGGGTGCCGTTGGTGCTCGGCGTCGCGCTCTGCGCGGTGGGCCTCGGCGGGCTCTCGTTCCACGGTGAGGACGCCCGCTACCTCGACTACCTGTGGACGCTGTTCACGATGGGCCTCGGTATGGGGATGACGTTCACACCGGTCTCGATCGCGGTGCTCCAGCGGGTCCCCCCGGTCCAGACCGGGATGGCCTCGGCGACCATCAACACGCTCCGCGAACTCGGCGGTGTCCTCGGCATCGCCGTGCTCGGCGCGATCCTGACGAACCGGATGACCGATGTCCTGACCGCCTCCCTGCACCGGCTCGGCGTGCCGGCGGGTGCCGTCGGCCCGATCGCGGACGCGCCCACCGCGGCGGGACACGGCGCCGGGGCCGCCGCGTTGCCCGGCCCGGTCCAGGCCGCGGTGGACGGTGCCTTCGTCGACGGCGTCCACCTCGCGCTGCGCTGCGGCTCGGCCGCGCTCGCCGCCACCGCCGTCCTGGTCGCCCTGCTGCTGAGCCGGACCCGCCCGGCCGCCCCGGCCGCCGACGACGACCGGCCGCAGCCGGAGCCACGCGTCGAGGCGCACGCGCAGTAG
- a CDS encoding Pls/PosA family non-ribosomal peptide synthetase gives MTAEPSRPEQNITPPCALPGQFLLAGRPAAAPRTLVDVLDATVRAHPHEPALDDGRTVLTYRALAAEVEQLRRRLAASGIGRGDRVGVRVPSGTNDLYVSILAVLAAGAAYVPVDAEDPDERARLVFEEAAVAAVLGAGRALTPVTERKPALGRRPSPADDAWIIFTSGSTGRPKGVAVTHRNAAAFVDAEAALFLRDEPIGPGDRVMAGLSVAFDASCEEMWLAWRHGACLVPVPRSQVRSGADLGPWLADQEITVVSTVPTLAALWPAEALNEVRLLIFGGEACPPELAQRLVTEGREVWNTYGPTEATVVACAALLTGDGPVRIGLPLDGWDLAVVDEAGEPVAPGGTGQLVIGGVGLARYLDPEKDAEKYAPLPALGWDRAYRSGDLVQADPDGLLFLGRADEQIKLGGRRIELGEVDAALQALPGVAGAAAAVRTARGGNQLLVGYLVVQDGFDREAAVERLRAELPAALVPLLAPVDTLPTRTSGKVDRNALPWPLPEVETAGPAEQLYGTEAWLAEQWSEILGVTVTGPRDDFFAIGGGSLAAARLTTLLRTRYPSVAVLDIYQQPTLRKLARHLERTAAERSEARTVTLVPTRAKLLQLLLLIPLFTVVGLRWTVALLAAGNVLGHLGDYPWAPTASWWAVGAGALALYTPAGRLAIAAGGARLLLRGLRPGSYPRGGATHLRLWAAERLAEASGATSLSGAWMVRYARALGAKVAPEVDLHSMPPVTGMLRLGRGCAVEAEVDLCGYWLDGDRLEVGQVRVGSGAVVGTRSTLLPGARVGKRAQVVAGSSVTGQVPTGQRWGGAPAVKLGRAERSWPKDRPPRRARWAALYGASGAAVSLQPVLPALGAVLVLSHFVRPGDGLGAALGGALLGLLPATLAYGLLYAAKLVAAVRLLSIGLVPGVHPVHGRVGWQAWTVTQLMDQAREVLFPLYAGLVTPLWLRALGMRVGRGAEVSTVLALPSLTTVGDGAFLADDTLIAPYELGGGWVRLGEAKVGERAFLGNSGMTAPGRAVPKHGLVGVLSATPEKAKKGSSYLGMPPVRLPRAADEADQSVTYEPPARLLWARGIVELGRLLPVLASGALGMLTVAVLSCLAVSWSAGAAALLSGPVLLAAGAVACLVAVAAKWLLVGRFRAVEHPLWSGFVWRNELADTFVEVLAVPWLVGAVPGTPVLNLWLRSLGARIGRGVWCESYWLPEADLVTLGDGVSINRGCVVQTHLFHDRIMRMDTVTLREGATLGPGGIVLPGSTVGARSTLGPASLVMRAESVPADTRWLGNPIEAWQTTS, from the coding sequence ATGACAGCTGAACCGAGCCGGCCCGAGCAGAACATCACGCCGCCGTGCGCCCTGCCCGGGCAATTCCTGCTGGCGGGCCGCCCGGCCGCCGCCCCGCGCACCCTGGTCGACGTGCTGGACGCCACCGTGCGCGCCCACCCCCACGAGCCGGCCCTGGACGACGGGCGCACGGTGCTCACCTACCGCGCGCTCGCCGCCGAGGTCGAGCAGCTGCGCCGCCGGCTCGCCGCCTCCGGGATCGGCCGCGGCGACCGGGTGGGCGTACGCGTCCCCTCCGGTACCAACGACCTGTACGTGTCGATCCTCGCCGTGCTCGCCGCCGGGGCCGCCTACGTCCCGGTGGACGCCGAGGACCCGGACGAGCGGGCCCGGCTGGTGTTCGAGGAGGCCGCCGTCGCCGCCGTGCTCGGCGCCGGGCGCGCACTGACACCCGTCACCGAGCGCAAGCCCGCCCTCGGGCGCCGGCCCTCCCCCGCCGACGACGCCTGGATCATCTTCACCTCGGGTTCGACCGGCCGCCCCAAGGGCGTCGCCGTAACCCACCGCAACGCCGCCGCCTTCGTCGACGCCGAGGCCGCGCTCTTCCTCCGGGACGAGCCGATCGGCCCGGGCGACCGCGTGATGGCCGGGCTGTCCGTCGCCTTCGACGCCTCCTGCGAGGAGATGTGGCTGGCCTGGCGCCACGGCGCGTGCCTGGTGCCCGTCCCCCGCTCCCAGGTGCGCAGCGGCGCCGACCTCGGCCCGTGGCTGGCCGACCAGGAGATCACCGTGGTCTCCACCGTGCCCACCCTGGCCGCGCTCTGGCCGGCCGAGGCGCTCAACGAGGTCCGGCTGCTGATCTTCGGCGGCGAGGCGTGCCCGCCCGAGCTGGCGCAGCGGCTGGTCACCGAGGGCCGCGAGGTCTGGAACACCTACGGGCCCACCGAGGCCACCGTGGTCGCCTGCGCCGCCCTGCTGACCGGCGACGGACCCGTGCGGATCGGCCTGCCGCTGGACGGTTGGGACCTCGCCGTGGTCGACGAGGCCGGTGAGCCGGTCGCCCCCGGTGGTACCGGCCAGCTGGTGATCGGCGGTGTCGGCCTGGCCCGCTACCTCGATCCGGAGAAGGACGCCGAGAAGTACGCGCCGCTGCCGGCGCTCGGCTGGGACCGCGCCTACCGCAGCGGGGACCTGGTCCAGGCCGACCCGGACGGCCTGCTGTTCCTCGGCCGCGCGGACGAGCAGATCAAGCTCGGCGGGCGCCGGATCGAGCTCGGCGAGGTCGACGCGGCGCTCCAGGCCCTACCCGGCGTGGCGGGCGCGGCCGCGGCCGTCCGCACCGCGCGCGGCGGCAACCAACTGCTGGTCGGCTACCTGGTCGTCCAGGACGGCTTCGACCGCGAGGCGGCCGTAGAGCGGCTGCGCGCCGAGCTGCCGGCCGCCCTCGTCCCGCTGCTCGCGCCGGTCGACACCCTGCCCACCCGCACCTCCGGCAAGGTCGACCGCAACGCCCTGCCCTGGCCGCTGCCCGAGGTGGAGACCGCCGGACCGGCCGAGCAGCTGTACGGCACCGAGGCCTGGCTGGCCGAGCAGTGGTCCGAGATCCTCGGGGTGACGGTCACCGGCCCGCGCGACGACTTCTTCGCCATCGGCGGCGGCAGCCTGGCCGCCGCCCGGCTCACCACGCTGCTGCGCACCCGATACCCGAGCGTGGCCGTCCTGGACATCTACCAGCAGCCGACGCTGCGCAAGCTCGCCCGCCACCTGGAGCGCACCGCCGCCGAACGGAGCGAGGCCCGGACGGTCACCCTGGTGCCGACCAGGGCCAAGCTGCTCCAGCTGCTCCTGCTGATCCCACTGTTCACCGTGGTCGGCCTGCGCTGGACGGTCGCCCTGCTGGCCGCCGGCAACGTGCTCGGCCACCTCGGCGACTACCCGTGGGCGCCCACGGCCTCCTGGTGGGCGGTCGGCGCGGGCGCGCTCGCGCTGTACACCCCGGCGGGCCGACTCGCGATCGCGGCCGGCGGCGCCCGACTGCTGCTGCGCGGCCTGCGCCCAGGCAGCTACCCGCGCGGCGGCGCCACCCATCTGCGGCTCTGGGCCGCCGAACGGCTCGCCGAGGCGAGCGGCGCGACCTCGCTGTCCGGCGCCTGGATGGTGCGCTACGCCCGGGCGCTGGGCGCGAAGGTCGCGCCCGAGGTGGACCTGCACTCGATGCCTCCGGTCACCGGGATGCTCAGGCTGGGCCGGGGCTGCGCGGTCGAGGCCGAGGTGGACCTGTGCGGCTACTGGCTGGACGGCGACCGGCTGGAGGTCGGCCAGGTCAGGGTCGGCTCCGGCGCCGTGGTCGGCACCCGGTCGACGCTGCTGCCCGGCGCCAGGGTCGGCAAACGCGCCCAGGTGGTGGCCGGTTCCAGCGTCACCGGGCAGGTCCCGACCGGCCAGCGCTGGGGCGGTGCGCCCGCCGTCAAGCTGGGCAGGGCGGAGCGGAGCTGGCCAAAGGACCGCCCGCCGCGCCGGGCCCGCTGGGCCGCACTCTACGGCGCCAGCGGCGCCGCGGTCAGCCTGCAGCCCGTCCTGCCCGCGCTCGGCGCCGTCCTGGTGCTCTCCCACTTCGTCCGCCCCGGCGACGGCCTCGGCGCGGCCCTCGGCGGGGCGCTGCTCGGCCTGCTGCCCGCCACGCTGGCGTACGGCCTGCTCTACGCGGCGAAGCTGGTCGCGGCGGTACGGCTGCTGAGCATCGGCCTGGTGCCCGGGGTGCACCCGGTGCACGGCCGGGTCGGCTGGCAGGCGTGGACGGTCACCCAGCTGATGGACCAGGCGCGCGAGGTGCTGTTCCCGCTGTACGCGGGCCTGGTCACGCCGCTGTGGCTGCGGGCGCTCGGGATGCGGGTCGGCCGGGGCGCCGAGGTGTCCACGGTGCTGGCACTGCCCAGCCTGACCACGGTCGGCGACGGCGCGTTCCTGGCCGACGACACCCTGATCGCGCCGTACGAACTGGGCGGCGGCTGGGTGCGGCTCGGCGAGGCGAAGGTCGGCGAGCGGGCCTTCCTCGGCAACTCGGGGATGACAGCGCCCGGGCGGGCCGTCCCCAAGCACGGTCTGGTGGGGGTGCTGTCGGCGACGCCGGAGAAGGCCAAGAAGGGCAGCTCCTACCTTGGCATGCCGCCGGTGCGGCTGCCGCGCGCGGCGGACGAGGCCGATCAGAGCGTCACCTACGAACCCCCGGCCCGACTGCTGTGGGCGCGCGGGATCGTCGAGCTGGGCCGGCTGCTGCCGGTGCTGGCCTCGGGGGCGCTCGGGATGCTGACCGTCGCGGTGCTGTCCTGCCTGGCCGTCTCCTGGTCGGCGGGCGCGGCCGCATTGCTGTCGGGCCCGGTGCTGCTGGCGGCCGGCGCGGTGGCCTGCCTGGTCGCGGTGGCGGCGAAGTGGCTGCTGGTCGGACGGTTCCGGGCGGTGGAGCACCCGCTGTGGAGCGGCTTCGTGTGGCGCAACGAGCTCGCCGACACCTTCGTCGAGGTGCTGGCCGTGCCGTGGCTGGTCGGCGCGGTGCCGGGCACACCGGTGCTGAACCTGTGGCTGCGCTCGCTCGGCGCCCGGATCGGGCGCGGCGTCTGGTGCGAGAGCTACTGGCTGCCGGAAGCCGACCTGGTCACGCTCGGGGACGGCGTCAGCATCAACCGGGGCTGCGTGGTGCAGACCCACCTCTTCCACGACCGGATCATGCGGATGGATACTGTGACCCTCCGCGAGGGCGCCACCCTGGGCCCGGGCGGGATCGTGCTGCCCGGCAGCACGGTGGGCGCGCGCAGCACGCTGGGCCCGGCCTCGCTGGTGATGCGCGCCGAGTCCGTCCCCGCGGACACGCGGTGGCTGGGCAACCCCATCGAGGCGTGGCAGACCACGTCATGA
- a CDS encoding GNAT family N-acetyltransferase, whose product MTTVPTYTPTAVAPTHDSPAVPAPRQDRQPAAAYTVSLARDEDDVRAAQLLRHQVFAEELGAVLHSPVAGLDVDPFDDHCDHLLVREGEHGAVVGTYRLLRPEAARRAGRLYSDGEFDLSALAPVRPGLVELGRSCIRADHRGNGAVINLMWGGIARYLADTGNTWVGGCCSIPLDDGGATAARVWDTVSAKYLAPGEYRVTPHHRWDATGVPRAERGALPALLRGYLRLGAWVCGEPAHDPDFGCADLYVLLSLERTDPRYLRHFLSGVPAQPLGATSLGATSLGISSPGATS is encoded by the coding sequence ATGACCACCGTCCCCACCTACACTCCGACCGCAGTCGCCCCCACCCACGACTCCCCGGCGGTGCCCGCCCCGCGCCAGGACCGGCAGCCGGCGGCCGCCTACACCGTCTCCCTCGCCCGCGACGAGGACGACGTCCGCGCCGCCCAGTTGCTGCGCCACCAGGTGTTCGCGGAGGAGCTCGGCGCCGTCCTGCACAGCCCGGTCGCCGGCCTGGACGTCGACCCCTTCGACGACCACTGCGACCACCTGCTGGTCCGCGAGGGCGAGCACGGCGCCGTCGTCGGCACCTACCGGCTGCTGCGGCCCGAGGCCGCCCGCCGCGCCGGACGGCTCTACTCCGACGGCGAGTTCGACCTCTCCGCGCTCGCCCCGGTCCGGCCCGGCCTGGTCGAGCTCGGCCGCTCCTGCATCCGCGCCGACCACCGCGGCAACGGCGCCGTCATCAACCTGATGTGGGGCGGCATCGCCCGCTACCTCGCCGACACCGGGAACACCTGGGTGGGCGGCTGCTGCTCGATCCCGCTGGACGACGGCGGTGCCACCGCGGCCCGGGTCTGGGACACCGTCAGCGCCAAGTACCTCGCCCCCGGCGAGTACCGGGTCACCCCGCACCACCGCTGGGACGCCACCGGCGTGCCGCGCGCGGAGCGGGGCGCGCTGCCCGCCCTGCTGCGCGGCTACCTGCGGCTCGGCGCCTGGGTCTGCGGCGAGCCCGCCCACGACCCGGACTTCGGCTGCGCCGACCTCTACGTGCTGCTGTCGCTGGAGCGCACCGACCCCCGCTACCTGCGGCACTTCCTCTCCGGAGTGCCCGCCCAGCCGCTCGGCGCGACGTCGCTCGGCGCAACGTCACTCGGCATATCGTCGCCCGGCGCGACGTCATGA
- a CDS encoding M1 family metallopeptidase has translation MTTRPGPQEALDPVKPKHVPAAAGTPDPYFPQSGDHRFRVHRYELALDYRPGPNRLGGSARLSAVANTALAEFALDLADFRIGRVLVDGRTARYTHRGGKLRIRPAKALAAGAAFTAEVHYTGNPRPVRSPWGGLGWEELTEGALVASQPVGAPSWFPCNDRPADKATYQIAVTTPSPFTVVASGRLLTRTTRASSTTWVYEQSAPTSPYLVTVSIGPYRPVPLTERPAVPQTGYVPERLTASFAADFGRQPEMMTYFTEVFGPYPFGEYAVVVADEELDVPVEAQGVATFGTNHLGGGWERERLIAHELAHQWFGNSVTIANWQHIWLNEGFAKYAEWLWSEHAGGPAAATHAAAAHALLARLPQDLCLADPGRKLMFDDRLYQRGGLAVHALRCALGDDAFFQLLKDWTSIHRHGVVATADLVGHASHYSGTSLVPLFDAWLHRPELPPLPG, from the coding sequence ATGACCACCCGTCCCGGCCCGCAGGAAGCGCTCGACCCCGTGAAGCCCAAGCACGTCCCGGCGGCCGCCGGCACCCCGGACCCGTACTTCCCGCAGAGCGGCGACCACCGCTTCCGGGTGCACCGCTACGAGCTCGCGCTGGACTACCGGCCCGGGCCCAACCGGCTCGGCGGCTCGGCCCGGCTGAGCGCGGTCGCGAACACCGCGCTCGCCGAGTTCGCGCTCGACCTGGCCGACTTCCGGATCGGGCGGGTGCTGGTGGACGGCAGGACCGCCCGCTACACCCACCGGGGCGGCAAGCTGCGGATCCGTCCGGCCAAGGCGCTGGCCGCGGGCGCGGCGTTCACGGCCGAGGTGCACTACACCGGCAACCCGCGGCCGGTGCGCAGCCCGTGGGGCGGCCTGGGCTGGGAGGAGCTGACCGAGGGCGCGCTGGTGGCCAGCCAGCCGGTCGGCGCGCCGTCCTGGTTCCCGTGCAACGACCGGCCGGCGGACAAGGCGACGTACCAGATAGCCGTGACCACGCCCTCGCCGTTCACCGTGGTCGCGAGCGGGCGGCTGCTCACCCGGACGACCCGGGCGTCCAGCACCACCTGGGTGTACGAGCAGAGCGCGCCGACCTCTCCCTACCTGGTGACGGTGTCGATCGGCCCGTACCGGCCGGTGCCGCTGACCGAGCGTCCGGCCGTCCCGCAGACCGGCTACGTCCCCGAGCGGCTGACGGCCTCCTTCGCCGCGGACTTCGGGCGGCAGCCGGAGATGATGACGTACTTCACCGAGGTGTTCGGGCCGTACCCGTTCGGCGAGTACGCGGTGGTCGTGGCGGACGAGGAGCTGGACGTCCCGGTGGAGGCGCAGGGCGTCGCCACGTTCGGCACCAACCACCTCGGCGGCGGGTGGGAGCGGGAGCGGCTGATCGCGCACGAGCTCGCCCACCAGTGGTTCGGCAACAGTGTCACCATCGCGAACTGGCAGCACATCTGGCTGAACGAGGGCTTCGCCAAGTACGCGGAGTGGCTGTGGTCCGAGCACGCCGGCGGCCCCGCCGCGGCCACCCACGCCGCCGCCGCGCACGCCCTGCTGGCCAGGCTCCCGCAGGACCTGTGCCTGGCCGACCCGGGCCGGAAGCTGATGTTCGACGACCGGCTCTACCAGCGCGGCGGCCTCGCCGTGCACGCGCTGCGGTGTGCCCTCGGCGACGACGCGTTCTTCCAACTGCTGAAGGACTGGACGAGCATCCACCGGCACGGCGTCGTGGCCACCGCCGACCTGGTCGGGCACGCCTCCCACTACTCCGGGACCTCTCTCGTCCCGCTCTTCGACGCCTGGCTGCACCGGCCCGAGCTCCCGCCGCTGCCGGGCTGA